Below is a genomic region from Scomber scombrus chromosome 3, fScoSco1.1, whole genome shotgun sequence.
TGCCAGTTCTGAGCTGAATAATTGCACAGAAATTCTTGCTATTTATGTTTCACCAGGGCCATGTTTTCTCCcaagttttcattttcatactgcCATGTATTTTTCCTCATTTCGTCCAGTGTACTGCACACTGCTTGACTTGAAGGCAGAAACTTGTGTTTATCTGAGCACAGATCAGTGCATTCTCAGTTTCATCTGTTATTCTGTCACTATCTTTGTCTTCAGATCAGTGCAGTGCGTCTGCCTCGAGAGCCCAGTAACCCAGAGAGGCTGAAGGGCTTTGGTTATGCTGAATTTGATGATGTTGACTCCCTCCTGAGGGCCTTGAGTCTCAATGAGGAGGTGAGAGCATATAACTTGgtttatatttttgcatttttatttttttgtacctGGAACTGTACcaatagttttattttacagaaaaataccTGGGTTGATGTTATGCATTAGcttcatcataaaaaaaaaatgacataaaaatctGTTCATGCCAACAGAACCTGGGCAACCGAAGAATCCGTGTGGATATTGCAGACCAGTCTAATGATAAAGGTACAATGCAAATTGGGACTTTTTCTGTCCCGTAGTTTCCTATCGGTGTCTCAAACAGCAGTATGTCCTTCAGTCTTCAAATGTAAGTCTGTGCGttatgtaataaaacataacatCTCTTCTTCACACCCTAGAGAGAGACGGACTTATGGGAGGCCGTGACAGGGGTGGACGAATGTCGGACATGGGTCCTGACAAGACCGACAGTGACTGGAGGGCTCGACCCAGTGCAGATGCTGCTGATGATGGACCTCCCAAAAGAGATGATGCTTTCGGAGAGAGTAAGTCAGAACAATCTTTGTTTATGCTTTATAACTAgtatacattttacacataatcCCAGGACCATTCCTTGTAGCTGTTTTGGGGACCGATTCTTAATATCTCTGGTGTCAATCCCAATTTAACAGGAGTCCTATAAGaatatttgtttgttaaaaTACACTAAGTTGAAAGTGATTGAACTTTCTGTCTTTTCACAAGGGAGGTTTTCCAGACATTACTTCATGATTATGAAAATGTTAGCAATTTAGTAAATGTTCAAAAGTGTTGACTTGTCTGCAAaaaattgtgcattttttcCTTCAGCTGGAACCCAGTCATTAGCAGAGAAGCGGCTCGTGTCAAAAACAATATTGTTCTTATGATGCTTGCAGGATCTCGAGACCGTTATGAGTCAGATCGTTATAGAGATGGGCCACGGCGGGACAATGACCGTTATGACAGTGGAAGAGATCGCTACCGGGATCGCTATGATGACAGAGACCGCAGAGACTACGATAGAGGAGGTGAGTATCTCTGCTTTGTTTGGGTCCTGTGTTGGATGTCAAAGGTGCATGGGATTCAAATCCACCCAGCTGTATCAGcagttgtattattttaaaacatactaCATACCTAATAAAATCATTGGTTTGCATAACTCCTTGATTACCCTGCTGCAACTGTGATTGGTTTGGTTGCCGCATGTCAGGTTTCCAGCATCACACTCTTCACACGCTGTTCTACTCTAACACTAACCCTGCTATCCGTCTAGGTTTTGACTCtcgtggtggtggtagtggagGAGGTCGCCGTGCCTTTGGCAGTGGCTTCCGCCGTGATTACGATGATAATCGGGGTAGCAGTGACCGTTATGGGGACAGGGATCGTTATGGCGACCGTGATGGTGACCGGTATGAACGGCGCAGTGAGGACAGAGGTGAGCGAAAAGTTTggtatataaataatgtttgatttGGTTTTGTGTATGATTGTTGCATAATCTCAAATAAGGTTGCTTcactgttggtgttttttttttaatagttgcaTTTGTTGGTATTCAAGTCCTTTTAATGCTCATATCAAGTCAGACACAATACTTGCATTTATTCAAAAAACAAAGGTGCCTTATGCACACTCAAGTTACaacctgaaaatgaaatgtataacCTAAATCAacccaaaatattttttgtacaaAAGATGTTCAgaatacataataaaaatagttatatatatatatatatatatatacatatatataactattttttttccatagtatatatatatatatatatataagcagaaaatgtgttatgttGAGTTAATATGTATCTCACACATTGAAATAACAGCTGTGGCCTAAGTTTAACACTGTATTTTTCACAAGCTACTCAATCTATATACTGTAGGCCACGGTTCAAAACTAATGTCTAATATTGAGAAACTTCTCTGTGATACAACTACATTAAAGTATGAGGTGCTTGGCTCCAAAAACGATATTCAGGATCAAATCTAGACATCAATAATTATTTATCATAAATTAACACAATATattagaaatgaaaatgtgtgaatttatgAATTGCATTGTATTTTCACACTCTAGTCAGAGTTTGTAATCAAGCTGCTCTGTAGTGAATTCAGGGACTGTTAATAATGCTTATAGCAGGAGCGCTCTGTGTTAACAGCCTTTCTTTTTGCTCACTCCAGCTACCCAGCAGAGACCCAAGTTGGTCCTGAAGCCCCGTAGTGTGCCCAAGGAGGATGAAAGTAGTGGTGGCGGtggtggcggcggcggcggtggcggcggcggtggcggtagtggtggtggtggtggcggcggcggcggcggtggtagtggtggtggtagttCCACAGCTGCAGCTCCGACCTCTGGCAGCAGGGCCTCATCCATCTTTGGTGGTGCCAAGCCAGTTGACACAGCAGCCAAGGAGAGGGAGGTAGAGGAGAGgctgaagaaggaggaggagaggctgcAGAGGCAGCTGGAGGAAGACAAGGGTCGAGGACCAGACAGAAAGATGCGAGACAGGTCAGAAGctcaatatttatatttgaatgtaaCACCAGAAAATCATTTGATTGCTGGTCAAAGTGTAATTTTGAATAAAAGTAAAGTTTCTATATGAATATTCAGTGTTATAGGAGGAGCGCAGGTTAATTTACACGtcaatatatttctgttttgctaagcttttctttttgttttcagggACCCAAGTTGGCGCAATGAGGAATCTCATACTGAGCGATCTCGCACAGCAAGTGAGTCTTCACAGCCAGGAAGCACTTCTGGAAGAGGTGAGATACCCCTGCGTTTCATTTTGATATAGTTTGACTTCAGGAATCTGGTTTCTCCTTGCAAACCTGAAAGGGCAGGATAGCACTTGTAGGTGACTGCATCCagttgtttctttcattttttaaccaatGTACAGTTTTCATGATAGGACTTCTTTTCTATCTCTTACACCCTAATATTGCAGCCCATAAACCTCCGAAGCTCCAGTCTGTAGTCTGTTTGTTTAAACAGAAATCAAAGTTTCATATCGGagtgtttggaaaaaaaactaattgtaCCAGAAGTCTCCTTTTTAAACATCTCATCTCCTTTCGTCTGCCAGCTTCACGGTGTCGAGACAGCGAGCGCTCTGGGGAGAATGAGGTTTTCAGTGGGAGAGAAGATGAACCCTCATCCCCTGGGGCCTCCCCACGGCCTTCCTCTACCAGCTCCTCCAAGGAGCCGCTGAAGGTTATGCCTGCACCCCCTCCCAAGGAGAATGTCTGGGCCAAGAGAAGTGCGGCCAGCACAGGCTCCAGCGAGGGTGATAGGCGACCCCCAGTCTCCCCTGTCTCCCCAAGTGGTTCAACTCCTCCCAAGCTCAGGTAAGAATACAACCAGCACATATGTTAGGAAGCCTTTCAGAAATGTGCTGTCGAGAAACAAGTATAAAGAATAGAGCATGTATTTTTCTTCACACCTAGAATTAAGTATCACATACTTGTAGAGTGCAattgtgtttcatttcagtgttttgtacattttcctgACTGTGCTTACTTTCTCTTTAGCTCCTCAAGTTCTGCAGATGAAAGAGGATCTGGAAAGGGTAAGGCTTACTGATGAGGGCTCAACACTGGTGATTTTACCATTACCAAACCTCTGTGTTGACTAATAAGAATACAAGTTAAGAGTCAGTGTGACACTTGAACTGTCGTTTCATTTATTTGGCCTTTTATAATCAAAGAATGACTtaccaaaaacaaagaaaacaagaaggaagatatttatggggaaaaaaggcaATTTGCTGATACATCAGCAATCCCAAAAGTCGGCAGTCACATTAGCTTCCCTGTGAGACAAGGTTGATTATATCATTTACATCACAACATTACAGGCTTTTATCAGGTATTGTCAGACTGGCTCAGCTTTTGCTCGCCTATGCTGCACTTCATCAGCTTCAATTGTATTTGTTCATCTGTGCTTCGAGCTAAAAGCTGTATTCAATGTTTGAATGCTAACAGGAAGTATGTTGGCATGCTAATGATGGGAATTCAGTCTTTTAGTTATAGAGGTGTCCTGTGATGAACTGTACACAGAGATTTTTGACCAGAAACAAAACCAAAGGTTGTCACTAAACaaagtaaatgttaaaataacagtcttttgattacatatgactgttttttaaaatgtttagaatAATTGCAATTTGTTTTATCTTGACTTGcaacttgaaaaaaaatcccataaCTTCACAAATAGCATTGCAGTTTGCAGAAAATGCGCCACAAAATCAAGCATTTATGATCACAACAGTCACAAAAAAAACTCCTGGATGGACTGACTAGGTCTTATTTCACAGACATCAGTCTGGCATTGTCATCTCCAGGACTTCAATGCTATCCCGACTACATTTTATGTAGACTGTTTCTGAAAGAGTAatactttttaaacatctgaCAGCACTTTGTAAAATTGGATTTGGGACTGTGGTCTGCAATCTACAGTGTCTTTGTACCTTTTCCTTATTGAAGGACCAAGTGTGGACTTGCTTGCTTGACAGCTTGTTAAGCGTGGCTGTTGCAGGAAGTTACTAGCTTttgtaaagatttatttttgaaaCCATTAATgctgaaatgctttttaaaggACCAATGTTTAGGTTTAGTGGCATTTAGTGTATAATCAGGTGATAATACTAATTAAAACCtattgaatattatattccatttctgccaagtccgttctTCTAGATGCCACTAATTTCTACACAATGCACCTCTTAAGAAGTGACTTGCAAGCACTTCCTACAAACAGGTTACAAATAGTGGTAGCGTCACATCTCGCAAGTATCTAGATCGCAAATTGCAGATAAATCTGCGTGTCGTAAAGGACTCTCACATTCTCATGCATGGGTGGCAAATATGAAGTttgttttgattaattaaaCGTGTCAAAATCAGCAAAAGGGAAATGATCTCAGCTTGAAAATTCAGTCACCAGACCCCAGAATGGCTTAGGAAAACGGGTCTGGGCTCAAGTTCATTCAGTGGAGTAAGCCACCATGCCAACTCATTTCTATGAAGGGGGTTTCacactatataatatttcaGTCCATCATAAAGAGAAAATTTCTGACTGGAACAGGCCATGAGCTCATATTCATGCTGAGAATACACCGATCAGCCACAACtttaaaaccactgacaggtGAAGGGAATAACATTGACTATCTCATTACGACAGCACCTGTCAAGGGGTGGGGTCTATCAGGCAGTGAGTGAACTGCCAGTTCTTGAAGTTGAtggaagcaggaaaaacaggGAGGCTTAAGGATCTGAGCAACTTAGACAGGGGACACATTTTGATGGCTAGGCCACTGGGTCAGAACATCTCAAGCTGCAGGTCTTGTGGGATGTTCCCAGTATGCAGTGGTCAGCACCCACTTAAAGTAGTTCAAGGAAGGACAACTGGTGCCCAAGGCTCACTGATCCACATGGGGAGTGAAGGTTAGCCCATCTGGTTTGATCCCTCAGAAGAGCTACTGTAGCACAAATAGCTGAAAAAGTTAAAGCTGACTATGATAAACAGGTGTCAGAACACAATGTGAGGCTGTGTACAATGGGCATGTGATCATCAGGACTGGACCATGGAGCAATAGAAGAAGTTATCTGGTCACatgaattgttttcttttatgtcaTGCGGACGGCAAGGTGCGTTTATCTGGGGAAGACATGGCACCAGGATGCACTATTGAACGAAGGCAAGCCAGAGGAGGCAGTGTGATGTTCTACCGGGAAACTTTGGGTCCTGGCTTCCATCTGAATTTCATGTTTCTTTGACGTGTACTATTGTTGCCGAACAAGTACACCACATCTTATTCGCTGACGGCCTCTTTCAGCAGGATAATGCACCctgtcacactgaaaaaaatgtccGGGAATGCGTTGAGGAACATGATAAAGAGTTCAAGGTGTTGCCTTGTCCTCAAAATTTCCCAGATTTCACTCCTTCATATGTGAGATATGCTAGAAAAATGAGTCAGATCTGTGGAGGCCTGACCTTGCAGCTTACAGGTCTTTAAAGGATCTAACATCTTGGTGCCAGAAGAAACCTTCAGAGGTCTTGTGGAGTCCATGCCTCGATGGGTTAGAGCTGTTTTGGAGAAACGAGGGGGACCCTGTATAATATTAGGCAGGTGGTTTTAACGCTGTGGCTGATGAGTGTATATTCATGACAAGGGGAGCACAAAAACATGTCTCAAGTTAAGCTTGTGTGGTTGAACCATCCTCATGAGAAATATAGAGTAAAGCTTTACTGATGTAGCAAAACTCTGTGCTCTCAGACGTAATTGGTGCTCATTGTGGAGAGAATTATGGCAACGAATTCTCAAACTGGCACAAAGCGTGTAGAATGATATGAATTTGGATCTACAGAAATTGAAATCTCAAGTTCATACCCAAGGAGTTAAGCTAGATGTGAGGACTTAGAATATCTGTAGTGCTGAATAGGGTTTTTTTGCTTAATTTCTTTGAAATCTTCAGCACAACTTTGCAGCCAATATCCAATTTAAAAGAAATCAGCTCGGCTTGCATTCAAGCAATTGTGCAAATCTTATTTGGCCCCACATTGGTGACTGACACTATTTGGATCCAACCCAGTGGCTTTTGATGCTGCAGTGTGTTGTGAGTGTAGTCTATTGTATTAAATCCATCACCCTCCCTTCACTCAACTGTCTGGCTTCTCCTTTAAGATGAGAACAAGGCTGACGGTGTGCGTCGGGACCGGGGTCCCCCACGGGCAAGAGGGGGGCCTGCAGGGCCTGGAGCAGGGCGGGGCCGAGGAGAAGGTCCCAACAGAGACCGAAGAAAGGAGGCAGACAGGTCAGCCATCCAAAGCTAGCAACTCCAAAGTTCTACATTAGACATGGAGGAATTTATCAGGGCATCTGTAAAGAGTGGCCTATGCTCAGCTACACAACTGATGATGCATTCATCGTTCTAGTGTTGTGGACACCAGGATTTTGGATGTGCACATTTAACACTTTTGCTACTACAAATGGTTACAGTCCTCATAATGTAGTACAGTTTCAGCACTAAAGCATCACCAGTACAGCATAAATTAGAAGAGAGATTTAGGACATCACTGAATTGTAATGGTTgatgttttcctcctcttttctgaAATGAGGACTGAGCACTTGGTGAGCATTTTGTGAACTGGATGCCAAGAAGCTCGTTGATGTAAATTGTTCAAATGATCAAAGTGAGCATCATTTGTGCTCTTGTagtgttttgtctttaaatctgTGCGTGTTTGAGTATTCGCAGCAAGGGTAATCTTTCCGCTGGTGAGCCCTGCCAATACATTTTAACCTTAGGGTTCGTTCTGATTGTAGAAAGGATAACAGAAGAGACCGAGACTCCAGACCACCACCAGAGCCAAAGAAATACGAAGAAACCCCAACCCCTGTAAGTCCTTCACTGGGCATCAAAGTCTGACTGAATAAATGCAAGGTTTTATTCTTCAGTAAAGAGTTTCTTTGAAGCCTTGAGTTGTTTTGACCAGAGCTCCCCTTGTAGTTTATGTCCAGTGGATGAACAGCCCATCAGCCCTAAAATCATTTCCCTGAATGTTGTTGCACGTTAGCTTGATTATGTAAAGATCCTTGAAAAAGTTTGACATCTTTTTCTTGCATATGCTGTATTCACATAGCATCCAAAGCTACTGTGTTgattgttttgctgttttgctctgttttgtttccttACAGAAATTCAGCTCAGCCAGTAAATACGCCGCTTTGCTAATGGATGGAGACCAAGGAGACGACACTGAGGATGTcgaatagaaagaaaataacaagaagAGGCCCAAGAGagcaagaagaggagaaaaatgacGAACGccgaaaaaataaataatctcaCATACATAGCTTATGAAAAATCTCCTCACATGGAAGAGGCTCCCGGGAGGAcatcactccctccctccctccctcctttccttcttcaaACCTATCCTTTACTTTCAAACCTCCCACCCATCCTCCTTTCTCTGCCCCGACTTCAGGACTTTTCAGGTTCTAAAGAATAATAGTCACATACTGGACttgttttaaatggaaaaaaggagTAGCTGACACATGGAAAAGTGATGATAACATTGAAttaattgtaataaataaatggaaaaagtgaggaaaaaaatgaatttgtatatttgtggaTCACAGGTGTGGTAAGATTGGATTTGACAACAGAAGATGTACTTACAAAATTTTATCAATCTGACTTATTAACTTGCGTAATTAATAGTTAAAATACACCATGCCTATTCCTTAGAAGTCATTTTATAGTAGCAATCCTTTAGAAAATTGTTCATTAAAGATTGGTCAAGAATCTTGTCTTCCAGTACTAACAGTTATGGATGCTGAAACTGGGTactgatttaaaaacatttttcaatcaTGTATGCGCCATTTAACAAATCATTGCTTAATTCTATCATTGAATTTGttctgaactgaactgattcGCACAGTATTACACCCAGCTATTGTGTAATTCATTCAGGAGACAGTGTTGCAAGAGTGACTTgtatatcagaaaaaaaacagccgCCACACGATTCTCACTCTTGTGAATGAATCAAGTGCCATTACTGTTATGTCTCTATATCTCTATCTTCTGATGAAATAATCTTATCAATTAAAGGCTCATATGGTCTCATGTGGTTTCCAGCCATCTTaaaactctgcagctgtctACATCATTCACTCTTCCTGAAGTGAGGAATACAAATATTTGGGGAAAGTCTGGAGATGTTACTGGTAGGTTGTGAGGAGTTAATGATATAAGAATTTGTCTTCCAGTTTGCAATAAATTGGGGTCATTATGTACATTCAAATAGTATGTGGTCATTGTATATATCTGCGTTGTTGAAGGTACTACAGCcaagtgtgtaaaatacaaatttaaaacatacCTACATGCCAAGCAGTCGAGCAGCTCTTCTGTATCTCTTATGTTAACAACATACTTGAATGCACCATTTTAAATGAACCATAAAACCATGTCAGTGGCAGCATTGCATGCTGCATCATCAGACACATTACTTTAAGTGCAACAACACAGTATTTTTCTCCACTAACTGCTCTCCTGGTGTGGTCTGCGAGGCAGAACATTTTCCAGGGTGTTTCTTCAGTCTTGGCCCCCTGCTGAGGGCAGGAATCCTGGTGGCAGCTGGTTAGGATCCTGCTGGGCTTcacatcccacacacacacacagggcactCACTTTGCTGTAAGATAGGACTTAAAGACCCCTTAAAAGCAAGCCACTCTTGACTGGAGATGAACAGTTCGCACAGATTCAGTAGTGTCCAGTGTGCCATATACAGTggtggaaatataaatatatttaattacaagtaaaagtcctgcatgacaaattatatttaagtaTCAGCTTGATGTAAAGTATCTGCAGtcaaagtagtggtttggttcctctgatatattattatatatgacatcatttgattattaatactgaagcatcagtgtataaacagcatgttactgttgtagctgctggaggtggagctagtttcaataactttatatacagttggctagtttagtccagtggttcccaacctagggttTGGGCTCCTCCATGGGTCATAagatg
It encodes:
- the eif4ba gene encoding eukaryotic translation initiation factor 4Ba isoform X1, with the translated sequence MAASAKKKNKKGKTLTLTDFLAEDSGGSPAPSYPPKSTSWADETDDLDGDVSTSWHTEEDTYRAPAIDRSILPTAPRSAREPNIDRSRLPRSPPYTAFLGNLPYDVTEESIKDFFRGLAISAVRLPREPSNPERLKGFGYAEFDDVDSLLRALSLNEENLGNRRIRVDIADQSNDKERDGLMGGRDRGGRMSDMGPDKTDSDWRARPSADAADDGPPKRDDAFGERSRDRYESDRYRDGPRRDNDRYDSGRDRYRDRYDDRDRRDYDRGGFDSRGGGSGGGRRAFGSGFRRDYDDNRGSSDRYGDRDRYGDRDGDRYERRSEDRATQQRPKLVLKPRSVPKEDESSGGGGGGGGGGGGGGGSGGGGGGGGGGGSGGGSSTAAAPTSGSRASSIFGGAKPVDTAAKEREVEERLKKEEERLQRQLEEDKGRGPDRKMRDRDPSWRNEESHTERSRTASESSQPGSTSGRASRCRDSERSGENEVFSGREDEPSSPGASPRPSSTSSSKEPLKVMPAPPPKENVWAKRSAASTGSSEGDRRPPVSPVSPSGSTPPKLSSSSSADERGSGKDENKADGVRRDRGPPRARGGPAGPGAGRGRGEGPNRDRRKEADRKDNRRDRDSRPPPEPKKYEETPTPKFSSASKYAALLMDGDQGDDTEDVE
- the eif4ba gene encoding eukaryotic translation initiation factor 4Ba isoform X2 translates to MAASAKKKNKKGKTLTLTDFLAEDSGGSPAPSYPPKSTSWADETDDLDGDVSTSWHTEEDTYRAPAIDRSILPTAPRSAREPNIDRSRLPRSPPYTAFLGNLPYDVTEESIKDFFRGLAISAVRLPREPSNPERLKGFGYAEFDDVDSLLRALSLNEENLGNRRIRVDIADQSNDKERDGLMGGRDRGGRMSDMGPDKTDSDWRARPSADAADDGPPKRDDAFGERSRDRYESDRYRDGPRRDNDRYDSGRDRYRDRYDDRDRRDYDRGGFDSRGGGSGGGRRAFGSGFRRDYDDNRGSSDRYGDRDRYGDRDGDRYERRSEDRATQQRPKLVLKPRSVPKEDESSGGGGGGGGGGGGGGGSGGGGGGGGGGGSGGGSSTAAAPTSGSRASSIFGGAKPVDTAAKEREVEERLKKEEERLQRQLEEDKGRGPDRKMRDRDPSWRNEESHTERSRTASESSQPGSTSGRASRCRDSERSGENEVFSGREDEPSSPGASPRPSSTSSSKEPLKVMPAPPPKENVWAKRSAASTGSSEGDRRPPVSPVSPSGSTPPKLSSSSSADERGSGKERITEETETPDHHQSQRNTKKPQPLNSAQPVNTPLC
- the eif4ba gene encoding eukaryotic translation initiation factor 4Ba isoform X3 → MAASAKKKNKKGKTLTLTDFLAEDSGGSPAPSYPPKSTSWADETDDLDGDVSTSWHTEEDTYRAPAIDRSILPTAPRSAREPNIDRSRLPRSPPYTAFLGNLPYDVTEESIKDFFRGLAISAVRLPREPSNPERLKGFGYAEFDDVDSLLRALSLNEENLGNRRIRVDIADQSNDKERDGLMGGRDRGGRMSDMGPDKTDSDWRARPSADAADDGPPKRDDAFGERSRDRYESDRYRDGPRRDNDRYDSGRDRYRDRYDDRDRRDYDRGGFDSRGGGSGGGRRAFGSGFRRDYDDNRGSSDRYGDRDRYGDRDGDRYERRSEDRATQQRPKLVLKPRSVPKEDESSGGGGGGGGGGGGGGGSGGGGGGGGGGGSGGGSSTAAAPTSGSRASSIFGGAKPVDTAAKEREVEERLKKEEERLQRQLEEDKGRGPDRKMRDRDPSWRNEESHTERSRTASESSQPGSTSGRASRCRDSERSGENEVFSGREDEPSSPGASPRPSSTSSSKEPLKVMPAPPPKENVWAKRSAASTGSSEGDRRPPVSPVSPSGSTPPKLSSSSSADERGSGKEIQLSQ